The genome window TCTCGATCGCCCCCAGCGTGCAGAGCTCGTCGATCCGCTCCGGCGCGTAGCCCAGGATCTCGGTGAGGACCTTGTGCGTGTGCTCACCGACCCGGTAGGGCGCGGGGCCGCGCGGGCCGGGCGCCTGCCCGTCGACCCGGACCGGCGTCGCCGTGACCCGCACGCGGCCGCGGGCCGGATGCGGCACCTCGGCGAAGGCGCCGCGGGCGATCATGTGCGGGTGCTCGATCACCTCCTGGGGAGACAGCACCGGGACCGCGGGAAGGCGGGCGCGCGTGAGCGTTTGCACCGCCTCGTCCACGCTCGCGAAGCGGCCGAGCCAGTCGACGATGATTTCGCGCAGGGCCGGCCAGTTCTGGCGCCGGGCGATCGGCGTCGCGAAGCGCGGATCGTCGTTCAGCTCCGGCCGCCCCATCAATCCGAGCAGCCGCGACCACAGCTGCGGGGCGCCGACCGTCTGCATGGCGAGCTCCCGCTGGCCGATCCGGTGCACGATCATGCCGGGGCGCGGCCCGGGCCAGACGGGGCCGCCGTTCAGCACGCTGCCGAACGTCACGTCCTCGGCCGACACCAGACACTCGAGCATCGAGACGTCCAGCCAGGCGCCAGCGCCGGTCCGGTTCCGGCGCAACAGCGCGGCCAGGATGGCGCCGAAGGCGTGGGTGCCAGCCAGCACGTCGGCCGCCTGCAGGTAGGAAACCCGGGGGTGCGGATCGGGCTCGCGCTCCAGGTCCATCAGCCCCGACATGGCGTTGATGATGTGGGCGAAGGCTGTCATGGAGGCCAGCGGCCCGGTCTGGCCGAACCCCGAGATCGAGCAGTAGACGAGGTCGGGCTTGATGGCCGAGGCGGTCGCGTAGTCGCAGCCCAGCCGGGTCATGACGCCGGGGGCGAAGTTCTCCACGACCACGTCGGCCACCCGGACCAGATCGAGGGCGACCTCTCGGCCCTTGGGCTGGGCCAGGTCGATGGCGACCCCCAGCTTGCCGACGTTGATGCGGATGAAGTAGCTGCTCTGATCGTTCCGGACCTCGACGAGCTGGGCCGCGCCCCGGCGCACCTCGTCGCCCTCGGCGGGGCGCTCCACTTTGATCACGCGAGCGCCCAGGTCGGCGAGCAGGCGCGTGCAGTAGGGACCGGCCAGGACGCGCGAGAAGTCGAGGACGGTGAGGCCTGCGAGGAGGCTCGGGTCGGGGCTCACGCCGACGACCCTCAGGCCTTGAAGGTCGAAATCACCGTCTGGTGGCCGCCGTTCTCTACGAACGGCTCTTCGCGGTACAGGCCCAGGGCCTCCAGGACCGGCCGGTCCTGGATGGAAAAGAGCACGGCAGGGTCACTCGTGGACACGTTCGCGTGTTCGTGGAGGGCCCAGGCCGGCAGCGCCAGGATGTCGCCCCGGCCCCAGGCGAAGCGGCAGCCGTCGGCGATCGTCTCCCCGGCGCCCTGGACGACGTAGTACACGGCGCTGCCGGTGTGACGGTGGGCCTTCAATCGCTGGCCAGGGCGGAGCATCTGAATCCAGCAGGCCATCGTCGGCAGCAGGGAGCGGCCGGTCTGGGGGTGCGTGTACTCGAGGGCGATGCCGTCGTACTCGTCGCCTTCCACGTCGCGCAGGGCAGCCAGCGACGGCCACGTCTTCGCCCAGGAGTAGAGCAGCAGTGGCGAGGAGAGCTGTCGCTCCTTCACCCAGGTCGGGCTCAGGCCGACATGGCCGTGGAGCTGAGCCGAGGCGTTGTTCGGCTTGCTCAGCGGCACCCGGGGCTGGTCGTAGAGCTGAAAGAACATGGCGTTGAGGGCCTGCACCAGGGGGACGTCGAGACCGTCCATCCAGACCACCGGCTTGTCGGTCTCGTTGCCGTGATCGTGCCACGTCCAGCTCGGCGTCAGGATGAGGTCGCCGGGCATCATGTAGACACGCTCACCGTCAACGGCGGTGTAGGCGCCTTCACCGTCCATGATGAAGCGGATCGCCGTCGGCGTATGACGGTGGGCACGGGCCACCTCGCCCGGCAGGAGGAGCTGGACGGCGGCAATCATGGTGTTGGTCGTTGCCCATCGGCCATCGAGGCCGGGGTTGAACAGCTGCAACGCCCGGCGCTCCTCTCCGACCGGCACGACCTCTCCCGACTCTCGCACCAGCGACTCCAGCAGCGATGACGTCCAGAGGTAGGGGACGGCTCTGGGCTGGGGGTGCCGCGTCATCTCGCTGGCGAGCTCCCAGAGGCCGTAGAGGTAGGCAGCGTGCATCCGCTGGTGGAAGTCCTGTTCACGAGTCACGGCAATCTCCTTGCTCGCCATGTGCGCTCCCCCCTCAGGCCGGGCTTGCGAGCTCCCGCGCCCGGGTTTTCTCGAGGGTGATCAGCCGGTCGAACAGAGTACTGGCCTGGTGGCCGGCGCCGCCGGCCTCGAGACAGCCCTGAAACTTCTCGAACAGCTCGGCATCCGAAAGCGGCACGTCGGCGTGGCCGGTGGCGCGGCGGACCTGCGGGCCCTGCAGGCTCCGGCCGGAGTCGAGCGTCACCGTCACCCGGTCGAAGGGCGCGGCGCCGGAGTTGTCCGTGTCGTACTCGGTCGTCGTGTCGATGGCGACGCGCTCGATCATCGCCTGGATGTCATCCCGCCGGACGAACACGTCGCTGAGCTCGGGCAGCCCGACACGGCGGGCGACGAGCGCGCTGCTCATCGCGAACTCCATGCTGAACTTGGCCTCGAGACCCGTCCTGGGGCGGTGGTTGCGCAGGATGGTCGCGAAGCGGTCGCTGATCGCGACGCGGATCTCGCGGACCTCCTCCGGGTCGACGGGGTGGCTCTTGAAGAGCGCGAGGGCGCCGTCGATCGCCCGATGCGTGCAATAGCACGTCGGATACTTCTTGATCGAGAGCCCTTCGGTGAGGATGCGCCACTCCTTGCCGAGCGAGGCCGGCTCGGTGGAGCGGTCGACCTCGCCGTGCTGCGAGGTGGCCGACAGGAACCCCTGCGGGTGCTCCAGCGCGTCGAGATGGGCGGTGAATCCCGCGGCGGCGAGCCGCGCGGCCAGCAGTCCGGCGTGCGCGGCGCGGCCGGCATGAAACGGCTTCGTCATCGTGCCGAAGTTCGCCATCAGTCCGGCGCTCTGTGATGCCCCGAGGGCGATGGCCATCGCCGCCCGGGTCGCGTCGAGCCTGTGCAGCGAGGCGCAGGCCGCGGCGGCGCCGATCGGGCCAAAGATGCCGGTCGGGTGCCAGCCCTTGACGTGGTGGAATCCGCGTTCCCGCCAGACGAGCTCCGCCCACGCCTCGTAGCCCGCGAGGTACGCGGTGAGCAAGTCTTCGCCCGAGACGCCGAGCACCTCGCCCTCGGCGAGGATCGCGGGAACCAGCACGGTGCTGGGGTGACCCCGCAGCGCAACGTCATCGTAGTCGAGCGCGTGCCCCGCCGTCCCGTTGATCCAGGCGGCCTCGGGGGCAGGGGCCCGCAAGGCGCTGAAGTACAGCGTCGCCGGGCCGCCCGAGCCGACATCGAGCGTGCGGCGGAGGATCTGAGGCGCGGCCTCGTTGCGGCCGGCGATCATCGTGCCGGTGCAGTCGATGAACCCCATGCGGGCCACCCGCACCGCCTCGGCAGGGATCCGGTCGTAGGTCAGTCCGGCGACGAAGGCCCCGAGCGAGTAGGTCAGTGACATACCCGTTCCCCCTTGCACCGAAAGCTTAGGCCGCGGCGCTGACCGGGGGCAAGAGGGCCCGGGCGGCGCTATACTCGGGCTCCCGACCCGGGGAAAGGAGCCCTGTATGCGCTACGAGCTCATCTCCGCCGACTGCCACGTCGACCTGTGCTGGCTGCCGCCTGATCTGTTCACCACCAACGCCTCGCCCGAGATGCGCGAGCGCATGCCGTACGTCACTGACGGGCCGGCCGGGCCCGTGTGGACGACGAAGAAGGGCGCCAACCTGGGGCACGTCAACGGGATGGGCTCGGCCGGACGACAGTACGTCCCGGGCAAGATCCATCGGGCCGATCGCATGGCTGCCACCGGGCTCTACGAGGACGGCCGGCGGGGCATCCGCCGCCTCACCGATCCCGAGCTCCGGATCAAGGACCAGGACCGTGACGGCGTGCAGGCCGAGGTCCTCTACGGCGTACTCGGCGCCAGCAGCCGGCTCAACGACCCCGAGGCGTCGGTGGAGGTGATGCGCATCTACAACGAGTGGCTGGCGGACTTCTGCGCGACGCATCCCGAGCGCTTCGCGGGCCTGGCCTCCATCCCCAACCATCCCGTCGACGCCGCCATCACCGAGGTGGAGCGCGTGGCCAAGCGCGGCATACTACGCGGGCTCGACATCGCCAACTCGCCCGACCTCAAGCCGCTGTGGGACCCGTACTGGAACCCGCTGTGGGAGGCCGTCAATGCCACCGGGCTGCCGCTGCACTTCCACACGGTGGGCGGCTACACGCCGGACCACATCCGGAAGATCGTCCTCCTGGGCTCCGACCCCACCCGCGCCGCGCTGCCTGACGCGCCGGCCGTCGAGCTGCCGGTTGCGCGGGCGGCGTTCGCGGTGAACCTCACCGCCTTCCAGATCAATATGGCCAACGTGCTCACCTCGATGGTCTTCGGCGGCGCGCTCGAGCGCTACCCGCGGCTGAGGCTGGTGCTGGGCGAGGCCGGGATCGGCTGGATCCCCTACGTGCTCTGGCGGATGGACGCCGAGTGGGAGGACCAGTTCAAGGACCTGTCGCTGAAGATGCCGCCCAGCGACTACTGGCGGCGCCAGTGCTGGGCCACGTACCAGACCGACCCGATCGGGGTCAAGCTGCTGGACGAGCTGGGCGCGGACAAGGTCATGTGGGGTTCGGACTTCCCGCACCCCGACGGCGTCTGGCCGGACTCGCGCGAGTACATCGAGCGCGAGCTGGGGCACCTGCCCGCCGACGCGCGTCGCAAGATCGTCTGCGAGAATGCCGCCCGGCTCTACGGCTTTTCGCTCTCGTGAGGCCATGACGAGCTAGCATGGAGTTCGGGTTCACCCGCGACGAGCAGGCCTTCCGCGACGAGGTCCGCCGCTTCGCGACCGAGCACCCCGCGGCGCGCTTCCCCCTCGATGGCATGGACGCCGGCTACGGCTCCGGCGCCCACTCGCGCGCCTTCCTCGAGGCCCTGGGGGCCCGCGGCTGGCTGGCCATGACCTGGCCCCGCGCCTGCGGCGGCGCCGAGCGCCCGCTGTTCTTCAAGCTGGTGTTGCTGGAGGAGCTGGCGGGGGCCGGCGCGCCGTTCGGTCCCCTGGCTGGCTGCTGGCAGACGGCCGAGGCGATCATCGCGTACGGCACCGAGCGGCTGCGGCGCGAGGTCCTGCCCGCCATCGCGCGGGGCGAGGCGACGTTCTGGCAGGGCTACAGCGAGCCTGGCGCCGGCTCCGATCTCCTCTCCCTCACCACCGAGGCCAGGCGCGACGGAGAGCACTGGATCATCCGTGGCCACAAGATCTGGTCGAGCCACGCCGGCATCGCCACCCACGGCCTCGTGCTCACGCGCACGAGCCGCCAGGCCCGCCGCAGCCGCGGCTTCACCATGTTCGTGATCCCCAACGGCACGCCCGGCATGGACATCCGGCCGATTCGCAGCCTCACCGGCGACGTCTACCACTACGAGGTGTTTCTCGACGACGTCCGCGTGCCGGCCGACCTCATGCTCGGTCCCGAGGGCGAGGGCTTCCAGGCGTTGCTCAACGGCCTCGACTCCGATCGTTTCTGGGGCCGCTACTACAAGGCCCCGGCCCTGGAGCGGGCGCTCCATCAGCTCGTGGAGTACGCCAACACGACCGTCGTGAACGGCGCGCCGCTGGCGCGCGATCCCGTCGTGCGGCGCCGGCTGGCCGGCCTGGCCACCGAGATCGCCGCCCTGCGCACGCTGTTCTACCGCGCCGCCTGCCTGCTGCGCGACGGCGCGCCGATCACGTACGAGACCGCGGTTGCCAAGGTGATGGCCGACGAGCTGGGCCAGAAGCTCGCGCGCCTGGGGATGGACCTGCTGGGGCCGTGGGGGCCGCTCCGCACAGGATCGCGCCGGGCCCGGCTCGGCGGCCGCATCGCGCACGACTACCTGACGAGCCTGGGCCACACGATCGCCGGCGGCACCGCCGAGATATTGAGGACGACGGTCGCCGTGCGCGGTCTGGGCCTGCCCGCCGAGCCGCGGGCCTGAGCATGGACTTCACCCTCTCCCCGGCCCAGCAGCTTCTCGTCGCTACCGCCCGGGACTTTCTGGGCAAGCACTGTCCGCCCGAGACAGCCCAGCGCCTGGCCCTGGACACGCGCGGATTCGACGAGGGGCTCTGGCGCCGGATGGCCGAGCTGGGCTGGCCGGGACTGCTGATCCCCGGCGACCTCGGCGGCAGCGACGGCACGCTGCTCGACGTGATCCTGCTGGTGGAGGAGATGGGACGGGCGGCGCTGCCGAGCCCGTTCGTGACGAGCGCGGTGGTGGCCACCTCGCTGCTCGTCGCCGCCGCCAGCGTCGAGCAGCGCGGGCGTCTGCTGCCGGCCATGGCCACAGGGGAACGGATCGCCACGATGGCGCTCGTCGAAGAGGACGGGTCGTTCGATCCGACGGCTCTGGCGCTGCGCTGCCAGGCGCCCGGCCGCCTGACCGGCACCAAGCTGTTCGTCAGGGATGCCCACGTGGCCGACGATCTCATCGTGGTCCTGGGTGGCGGCGACCTGCTCCTGTTACCGGCCGACCGCCCCGGCATCGCGCGGCTGCCCCTCGACACGCTCAGCGGTGAGAGGACGTTCGAGGTGATCTTCGATGCGGTCGAGGTGCACGCGGGTGACCAGCTGGGCGCGCCTGGGCGCGGCCGGGGCGCGCTGGCCGCGGCGCTGACCGCCGGCGCCCTGGCACGCACGGCCGAGATGGTCGGCGCGGCCCAGCGGGTGCTGGACCTGGCGGTGGAGCACGCTCGGACCCGCGTGCAGGGTGGCCGCCCCATCGGCGGCTACCAGGCGATCCAGCACGCCTGCGCGGATCTCGTGCGCGACGTCGATGCCTCGCGCGGACTGCTCCACGTCGCCGCCTGGAAGGTGAGCGAAGGCCTCGAGGCCGGGCTCGACGTGGCCACGGCCAAGGCGTACGCGGGCGAGGCCTGCCTGGCGGTCGCGCGCCGCGCCCACCAGATCTTCGGCGCCATCGGCTACTGCGAGGAGCACCCCCTGCACCTGCTCCACAAGCGCATCCAGGCGGCGAGCGTGGATTTCGGCGACACCGCGCTGCACCTGGAGACCGTCGCCCGGCAGATCGGCCTGCGCTGAGGCGCGCCGCATGCCGGCGCGCCGATGCGGGGTGCGGCCAGCGTCGGGAGGCCGAGCCTCAGGCGGCGGGCGGCCGCGCCGCCTGCGCGCGCCGGATGGCTTCGCGGACGCGACCGGATGTCGCCGGCATGTCGATGCTCTCCACTCCCAGGGGGCGTAGCGCATCCAGGATCGCGAGGATGACGGCCGGCGGCGCCCCGACCGAGCCGACCTCGCCCAGCCCTTTCACGCCCAGAGGGTTCGTCTTGCAAGGAATCTCGGCCAGGGCCACCGTGAAGGCCGGCAGATCGTCGCCTCTCGGCATGCAGTACTCGGCAAAGGTCGCCGACAGGTTCTGTCCGGACGAGCGGTCGTACACGACGTGCTCGAAGAGGGCCTGGCCGATGCCCTGGGCGAGGCCGCCGTGGAGCTGTCCCTCGCAGATCAAGGGATTGAGCGCGCGGCCGACGTCGTCCACGATGGTATAGCGCTCCAGCCGCACCTGGCCCGTCTCCGGATCGACCTCGACCTCGCCCACGTGCGCCGCGTTGGGAAAGTTCGGCGGCTCGGAGCCGAAGCTGCCGCTGGCCTCGAGACCGATGCCGAGCTCGGCCAGCGGCCCCGCCGGCGCGTAGGCCGCGCGCGCCACCGCCGCGAAGGGCATCGCGCGATCGGTGCCCACCACCCGGAAGGCGCCTGCCGAGAACGCGATGTCGGCGGGCGCGGCCTCCAGGAGGTGCGCGGCCACGCGGGTGGCCTTCTCGATGAGCGCGTCCGTGGCCGCCCGCAGGGCGTTGCCGCCCACCATGGAGCTGCGCGAGGCGTAGGTGCCCCGGCCGAAGGGGACCTGGTCGGTGTCGCCCTGCACGAAGCGGATGCTCTCGAACGGCACGCCCAGCCACTCCGAGACCATCTGCGCGTAGACGGTGGC of Candidatus Methylomirabilota bacterium contains these proteins:
- a CDS encoding acyl-CoA dehydrogenase family protein, whose product is MEFGFTRDEQAFRDEVRRFATEHPAARFPLDGMDAGYGSGAHSRAFLEALGARGWLAMTWPRACGGAERPLFFKLVLLEELAGAGAPFGPLAGCWQTAEAIIAYGTERLRREVLPAIARGEATFWQGYSEPGAGSDLLSLTTEARRDGEHWIIRGHKIWSSHAGIATHGLVLTRTSRQARRSRGFTMFVIPNGTPGMDIRPIRSLTGDVYHYEVFLDDVRVPADLMLGPEGEGFQALLNGLDSDRFWGRYYKAPALERALHQLVEYANTTVVNGAPLARDPVVRRRLAGLATEIAALRTLFYRAACLLRDGAPITYETAVAKVMADELGQKLARLGMDLLGPWGPLRTGSRRARLGGRIAHDYLTSLGHTIAGGTAEILRTTVAVRGLGLPAEPRA
- a CDS encoding CaiB/BaiF CoA-transferase family protein gives rise to the protein MSPDPSLLAGLTVLDFSRVLAGPYCTRLLADLGARVIKVERPAEGDEVRRGAAQLVEVRNDQSSYFIRINVGKLGVAIDLAQPKGREVALDLVRVADVVVENFAPGVMTRLGCDYATASAIKPDLVYCSISGFGQTGPLASMTAFAHIINAMSGLMDLEREPDPHPRVSYLQAADVLAGTHAFGAILAALLRRNRTGAGAWLDVSMLECLVSAEDVTFGSVLNGGPVWPGPRPGMIVHRIGQRELAMQTVGAPQLWSRLLGLMGRPELNDDPRFATPIARRQNWPALREIIVDWLGRFASVDEAVQTLTRARLPAVPVLSPQEVIEHPHMIARGAFAEVPHPARGRVRVTATPVRVDGQAPGPRGPAPYRVGEHTHKVLTEILGYAPERIDELCTLGAIE
- a CDS encoding acyl-CoA dehydrogenase family protein — encoded protein: MDFTLSPAQQLLVATARDFLGKHCPPETAQRLALDTRGFDEGLWRRMAELGWPGLLIPGDLGGSDGTLLDVILLVEEMGRAALPSPFVTSAVVATSLLVAAASVEQRGRLLPAMATGERIATMALVEEDGSFDPTALALRCQAPGRLTGTKLFVRDAHVADDLIVVLGGGDLLLLPADRPGIARLPLDTLSGERTFEVIFDAVEVHAGDQLGAPGRGRGALAAALTAGALARTAEMVGAAQRVLDLAVEHARTRVQGGRPIGGYQAIQHACADLVRDVDASRGLLHVAAWKVSEGLEAGLDVATAKAYAGEACLAVARRAHQIFGAIGYCEEHPLHLLHKRIQAASVDFGDTALHLETVARQIGLR
- a CDS encoding cupin domain-containing protein — its product is MTREQDFHQRMHAAYLYGLWELASEMTRHPQPRAVPYLWTSSLLESLVRESGEVVPVGEERRALQLFNPGLDGRWATTNTMIAAVQLLLPGEVARAHRHTPTAIRFIMDGEGAYTAVDGERVYMMPGDLILTPSWTWHDHGNETDKPVVWMDGLDVPLVQALNAMFFQLYDQPRVPLSKPNNASAQLHGHVGLSPTWVKERQLSSPLLLYSWAKTWPSLAALRDVEGDEYDGIALEYTHPQTGRSLLPTMACWIQMLRPGQRLKAHRHTGSAVYYVVQGAGETIADGCRFAWGRGDILALPAWALHEHANVSTSDPAVLFSIQDRPVLEALGLYREEPFVENGGHQTVISTFKA
- a CDS encoding amidohydrolase family protein; this translates as MRYELISADCHVDLCWLPPDLFTTNASPEMRERMPYVTDGPAGPVWTTKKGANLGHVNGMGSAGRQYVPGKIHRADRMAATGLYEDGRRGIRRLTDPELRIKDQDRDGVQAEVLYGVLGASSRLNDPEASVEVMRIYNEWLADFCATHPERFAGLASIPNHPVDAAITEVERVAKRGILRGLDIANSPDLKPLWDPYWNPLWEAVNATGLPLHFHTVGGYTPDHIRKIVLLGSDPTRAALPDAPAVELPVARAAFAVNLTAFQINMANVLTSMVFGGALERYPRLRLVLGEAGIGWIPYVLWRMDAEWEDQFKDLSLKMPPSDYWRRQCWATYQTDPIGVKLLDELGADKVMWGSDFPHPDGVWPDSREYIERELGHLPADARRKIVCENAARLYGFSLS
- a CDS encoding MmgE/PrpD family protein; this translates as MSLTYSLGAFVAGLTYDRIPAEAVRVARMGFIDCTGTMIAGRNEAAPQILRRTLDVGSGGPATLYFSALRAPAPEAAWINGTAGHALDYDDVALRGHPSTVLVPAILAEGEVLGVSGEDLLTAYLAGYEAWAELVWRERGFHHVKGWHPTGIFGPIGAAAACASLHRLDATRAAMAIALGASQSAGLMANFGTMTKPFHAGRAAHAGLLAARLAAAGFTAHLDALEHPQGFLSATSQHGEVDRSTEPASLGKEWRILTEGLSIKKYPTCYCTHRAIDGALALFKSHPVDPEEVREIRVAISDRFATILRNHRPRTGLEAKFSMEFAMSSALVARRVGLPELSDVFVRRDDIQAMIERVAIDTTTEYDTDNSGAAPFDRVTVTLDSGRSLQGPQVRRATGHADVPLSDAELFEKFQGCLEAGGAGHQASTLFDRLITLEKTRARELASPA